The genomic interval GCATGAAAAGACGATCCCGGCCGCCCGTGGCGAACTAGGGCACCTCCAATAACTTCAGGTCGGAGGCTGCACGCTGGGCGTGTCGATGGCGTGGCGTTGTCCTGTCGCCGCTGAAGCCGCTCCTACAGGGGCACGGCGCGCACGCTGTAGGAGCGGCTTCAGCCGCGACAGGAGAACGGAGTGGCCTTCAACGGCAAGGCGTCGAGCCGAAACAAGAAAACCGGCGACGCACGCGCGCTCAAAGAATCAGGAGGCTGGCGCACGGCGCCTGCATGGCGCCGCCCTGCCCCACCCTGCAGGTGCGGCGACATCGCCGCTTGCGCGACTGGATGACAGTGCCGCGCAGCCGGCGTCACTCCCCACGGCCGTCCGCCGCCAGCGGCAGGCGCAGCGTGGCCACGCTGCCGGGCGCATCCGCGCGCGCCTCCAGGCTCAGGCTGCCGCCTTGCGCCTCCAGGATCTGCCGCGACAGCACCAGGCCGATGCCCGAGCCGCCGGGTTTGGTGGTGAAGAACGGCACGAACAGGTTGTCGCTGGGCGGCAGCCCGGCGCCGCCGTCCACCACTTCGATCGACGCAGTGCCGCCGTAGCCGCGCGCGCGCAGCGTCACCGGCGCGCTGCCGCCGGACTCCAGGCCGTTGCGCAGCAGGTTGATCAGGACCTGCTCGAGTTGGTCGGCATCGGCGCGCAAGCGCAGCTGCGGCGCGATCTCGACCCGCACCCGCGCATCGCCGAGCAGCCGCTGCACCCGCGCGCACAGCGGTGCCAGTTCCACGGTGGCCGGCACCGGCGCCGGCAACCTGGCCAGACGCGCGTAGCCGCCGAGGAAGCGCTGCAACGCGGCGCTGCGCTGTTCGATCACGCCCAGGCCATTGCGCAGGTCGGCGTGCAGTTCGGCGTCGAGCGCGTGCGGCGCGGCCGCCAGCAAGCGCCCGAGCGTATCGGCGATCGAACCGATCGGCGCCAGCGAGTTGTTGATCTCGTGGCCAAGCACGCGCAACAGGCGACGGAACGCCTGCGCTTCCTCTTCGCGCAACGCGCGCTCCATCGGCTGCACCAGCAGCAGCCGCCCGGCCTGGCTGCGGCTGCGCAAGGCGGCGTGGCCGATCTGCCAGCGCCCGTGCTGGCCGGCGAAGGCATGCGCGTGGATGCTGCCGGAGGGCAACGCGAACAGGCCGGCCAGGCCCAGCGCCTGCGCCGACTGCCCGACCAGGTGCTCAGCGGCGGCGCCGAGCAGGCGCTCGCCGGCCGGGTTGACCAGGCGCAGGCGCTGGTCCTGTTCGAACGCGAACACCGCCCCGTCCAGCGCCGCCAGGGTCTTGCTCAGCAACTGCAGGCTCTCGTGCGAATCGCGCTGCTCATCCTGCAGCCGCTGCGCCAGGGCGTTGAAGCGCTGCAGCAGGCCCTCGCTGTCGCGATCGCGTGCGTCCTGCGCCACGCGCACGCTGTAGTCGCCCTCGCGCAGCGCCTCGAGCAGGCCGCCGAGGGTGCGCAGGCGCTGGCCGGCATCGCGCTGCTGCCAGCGCCACACCGCGGCCGTCAGCGCCAGCACGCACAGCATCAGTACGGCGGCTTCGGGTGGCCGCGGCGTGCCGACCACGAGGACCAGCGCCAACGCCAGCAGGGCCGGCGCCGCCAGCCACAGCGGGCGCCGCCGTTGCCGCTCAGCCGCCGTCATCGCTGCGCAGGCCGTGCTTGCCCAGTCGCCGGTACAGGCTCTGCCGGGTGATGCCGAGCTGATCGGCGGCGCGCTGCAGATTGCCCTGCTGCTGCGCCAGCGCCTGGCGCAGCAGCAGCGCCTCGGCTTCTTCGAGGGTCAGTTGGGTGGACAAGGCCGGCGCGGCGCCTGCCGCCGGCTGCAGGCGCAGGTCGTCGCTGCCCAGCGTCGCGCCGTCGGCGAGCAAGGCGGCGCGTTCCATCGCGTGCGCCAGTTCGCGCACGTTGCCGGGCCAGGCGTAGCCGAGCAAGGCACGCTCGGCGTCGCGCGCCAGCGCCGGCAGCGGCCGCCGGTAGCGCGTGCAGGCGGCGGCCAGATAGTGCCGCGCCAACGGCAGGATGTCGGCGGCGCGCTCGCGCAACGGCGGCACGCGCAACTGGAAGGTGTTGAGCCGGTACAGCAGGTCCTGGCGAAAATTTCCCGCGGCCACTTCCGCATCCAGATCGGCATTGGTCGCCGCGACGATGCGCACGTCCACGCGCTGCGTGCGCGAGGAACCGAGCCGTTCGAATTCGCCATCCTCGATCGCGCGCAGCAGCTTGGGCTGCTGCTGCAGCTGCAGGTTGCCGATCTCGTCCAGGAACAGGGTGCCGCCGTCGGCCAGTTCGAAGCGGCCGGCGCGGTCCTGCCGCGCGTCGGTGTAGGCGCCGCGCACATGGCCGAACAGTTCGGCCTCGAACAGGGTCGGCGCCAGTCCGCCGATGTTGACCTTGACGAAGGCCTGCGCGCGGCGCGGCGACCACTGGTGCAGCAGTTGCGCGAGCAGGCTCTTGCCGGTGCCGTTCTCGCCCAGCAGCAACACATTGGCGCCGCTGCCGGCGATGCGCAGCAGATCCTCGACCAGGCGCTGCATCGGCGCCGATTCGGCGACGAAACCGGCGGCGCCGTCCTGCAGCAGCAGAGCCTGCGCCTCGCCGAGCCGCTGCGCGTTGCGACGGCTGCGATCCAGCGCGATGCGGCTCTCCAGCACCGCGAGCACGCGCGCGTTCTGCCACGGCTTCTCGATGAAATCCACCGCGCCGTCGCGCATCGCCGCCACCGCCAGCTCGATGCTGGCCCAGGCGGTCATCGCGATCACCGGCAAGCCCGGCCACTGCGCGGCGATCTGCGCGATCAGCGCCAAGCCTTCCGCGCCCGATGTGGTGTCGCGAGCGTAGTTCATGTCCACCAGCACCGCGGCAAACTCGTCGCCGCGCAGGCACGCCAGCGCCAACTCCGGCGACTCGGCGCCGACCATGCCGTAGCCGGCGCTCTTGAGCAGCATGCGCAAGGCCTCGCGCACGTCGGCCTGGTCGTCGACGACCAGGATGCGCGGCGGCGACACAGCCGGCGACTTCATTGCCGAGATCTCATTCCGTTGCCACCCAGTTTTCCAGGCGCAGGCCGCCAACGCGCTCGAATTCGCGCACGTTGTTGGTGACCAGCACCGCATCCACAGCCAGGGCATGCGCCGCGATCAATTGTTCCAGCGCACCGATCGGGGTGCCCTTGCGCTCCAATGCGCTGCGTAACGCGCCGTAGTGGCGCATGGCGGCTTCGTCGAACGGCAGGATGTCCAGTGGCGCCAGGAACTTGTCCAGCGCCTGCCGATTGCGTGGCGATCCGCTCTTGTCCACGCCATAGGCCAATTCGGCGCCGGTGATGCTGGAAATGGCGACCTGCCCGATGCGCAACGCGGCAAAACGGTCGAGCACGCCTGGCGGACGACGATTGATGATGTAGATGCAGATGTTGGTATCGAGCAGATAGAGCGGCTGGCTCATACGGGCCATTCCTCGCGCTTCTGCTGCTGGGGTTGCTCACGCTGCAACTGGAAGCCGGGCTCGAACTCGTCCAGCGCCTCGCGCAGCAATTGCCAGGGCGCTTCCAGGGGCAACAGCAGCACGCCGTTGCCGAAACGCCTGGCGATCACCGCCTCTCCTTCGAAACGCAAGGCCTTGGGCAGGCGGACGGCCTGACTGCGCCCGGACTGGAACAGCTTGGCGGTCGTGGTCATGGCGATCCTCCAACGGAACGGATTGATATATACCGATGATATATACCACCTCGGCAGTGTCAATGCCGTCACTCGCCGTCCTGCCTGCCGAAGCCTCATTCGGCGCGCAACGCCTGCATCGGCGGCACCCGCGCGGCACGCTGCGCGGGCGCCAATGCCGCGAGCAGGCCGGCCGCGGCGAGCACCAGCAGCACCGCGCCGATCGCCAGCGGATCGGCCACCCGCACTTCGAACAGGAAGCGCTGCAGCAGCCGCGACAGCGCCATCGCCACGCCCAGGCCCAGCAGCAGCCCGACCCCGATCTGCAGGCCAGCCTCGCGCAGCACCTGCCGCCGCAGCCGCGCCGGCGGCGCGCCGAGCGCGGCGCGCACGCCGAACTCGTGCTGGCGCGCGGCCACCGCCACCGCCATCACCGCATACAGGCCGACCGCGGCCAGCAGCAGCGCCAGCGCCGCGAACAGGCCCACCAGCAACAGGTTGAGCTTCTGTTCGCCGGTGGTGCTGGCGACCAGCGCCTGCATCGGCTGCAGCTCGGCGATCGGCTGCTGCGGCGCCACTTCGCCGATCGCCGCGCGCAGCGCGCGCTCGTCGGCGCCCAGCGCGCCGGCATGCAGGCGCACCGCGTAGGTCAAGGCGCCGAAGCTGCGCATGATCTGCCACATCGGCTCGCTGATCTGCGCCAGCGGCTGATACACCGTCGGCTCCGGCGGCTCGGCCGGGCTGGTGTGGCGCACGTCGCCGACCACGCCGACCACGCGCATCGGCAACCGGTGGTTGTCGCCGTCGTCCGGGACGGTCACGATCTTGCCCAGCGCCTGGCCGTGCAGGTAACGCTCGGCGAACGATGCACTGACCAGGCAGACCTTCTCGGCGCCGGCCACGTCGCCG from Xanthomonas sp. DAR 34887 carries:
- a CDS encoding sensor histidine kinase; the protein is MEQRSAALQRFLGGYARLARLPAPVPATVELAPLCARVQRLLGDARVRVEIAPQLRLRADADQLEQVLINLLRNGLESGGSAPVTLRARGYGGTASIEVVDGGAGLPPSDNLFVPFFTTKPGGSGIGLVLSRQILEAQGGSLSLEARADAPGSVATLRLPLAADGRGE
- a CDS encoding antitoxin — encoded protein: MTTTAKLFQSGRSQAVRLPKALRFEGEAVIARRFGNGVLLLPLEAPWQLLREALDEFEPGFQLQREQPQQQKREEWPV
- the vapC gene encoding type II toxin-antitoxin system tRNA(fMet)-specific endonuclease VapC, with the translated sequence MSQPLYLLDTNICIYIINRRPPGVLDRFAALRIGQVAISSITGAELAYGVDKSGSPRNRQALDKFLAPLDILPFDEAAMRHYGALRSALERKGTPIGALEQLIAAHALAVDAVLVTNNVREFERVGGLRLENWVATE
- a CDS encoding sigma-54-dependent transcriptional regulator, producing the protein MKSPAVSPPRILVVDDQADVREALRMLLKSAGYGMVGAESPELALACLRGDEFAAVLVDMNYARDTTSGAEGLALIAQIAAQWPGLPVIAMTAWASIELAVAAMRDGAVDFIEKPWQNARVLAVLESRIALDRSRRNAQRLGEAQALLLQDGAAGFVAESAPMQRLVEDLLRIAGSGANVLLLGENGTGKSLLAQLLHQWSPRRAQAFVKVNIGGLAPTLFEAELFGHVRGAYTDARQDRAGRFELADGGTLFLDEIGNLQLQQQPKLLRAIEDGEFERLGSSRTQRVDVRIVAATNADLDAEVAAGNFRQDLLYRLNTFQLRVPPLRERAADILPLARHYLAAACTRYRRPLPALARDAERALLGYAWPGNVRELAHAMERAALLADGATLGSDDLRLQPAAGAAPALSTQLTLEEAEALLLRQALAQQQGNLQRAADQLGITRQSLYRRLGKHGLRSDDGG